From the Exiguobacterium aurantiacum genome, one window contains:
- a CDS encoding protein arginine kinase, with the protein MEPFLKHPLGPKMKERAKLDDLVISTRIRLARNLKDTVFSPVLSKESQRQLCQRIETSLGGLQGFEYLHMGAYDLVTRQALVEKHLISPTIAGKEESAVFLSEDETISVLINEEDHLRIQTLLPGYQVEEAFELAKRVDVLCGESLPYAFDEQLGYLTTCPSNIGTGLRASVMLHLPGLTLTGRITPILKELRKLGYTIRGRYGEGSDAAGRLFQLSNQRTLGSHESQLLTDFMEVTEQVIQAERQAREELLARNQDELEDQFYRSYGILRYAKLLSSTEAIERLSDLHLASDLGILSDWSPPQFHELIVKLQSGFLQKHFGKTLSTKERDRERATLVRRTLDHGLV; encoded by the coding sequence ATGGAACCATTTCTCAAGCATCCACTCGGTCCGAAGATGAAAGAGCGGGCGAAGCTTGATGACTTAGTCATCTCAACTCGCATTCGTCTAGCGCGAAACTTAAAAGACACGGTCTTTTCTCCGGTCTTGTCTAAAGAAAGTCAACGTCAGCTCTGTCAACGCATTGAAACGTCACTCGGTGGATTACAAGGTTTCGAATATTTGCACATGGGGGCCTACGATTTAGTAACCCGACAAGCGCTCGTCGAAAAACATTTGATTAGCCCGACGATTGCTGGAAAAGAAGAAAGTGCCGTTTTCTTAAGTGAAGATGAAACAATCAGTGTGCTGATCAATGAAGAAGATCATTTACGCATCCAGACGTTACTTCCAGGTTATCAAGTGGAAGAAGCATTCGAACTCGCGAAACGAGTCGATGTCCTCTGTGGTGAGTCTCTCCCATACGCGTTTGACGAACAGCTCGGATATTTAACAACTTGCCCAAGCAATATCGGGACAGGACTTCGAGCGTCGGTGATGCTTCATCTCCCGGGTCTGACGTTAACAGGACGGATTACTCCTATACTGAAAGAACTTCGCAAACTCGGATATACGATTCGAGGACGGTATGGGGAAGGCAGCGACGCGGCGGGACGATTGTTTCAATTATCGAATCAGCGCACGCTTGGCAGTCATGAATCACAGTTGTTAACGGACTTTATGGAAGTTACGGAACAAGTCATCCAGGCTGAGCGACAAGCACGGGAAGAACTATTAGCTCGTAACCAAGACGAGTTAGAAGATCAGTTTTATCGCTCCTACGGAATTTTACGTTACGCGAAACTGTTATCATCGACAGAAGCGATTGAACGTCTGTCGGATTTGCATTTGGCGAGTGACCTTGGTATTTTGTCAGACTGGAGCCCGCCCCAGTTCCACGAATTAATTGTAAAGCTCCAATCAGGTTTCCTACAAAAACATTTCGGGAAAACATTATCTACGAAAGAACGAGATCGTGAACGAGCGACTCTCGTTCGTCGAACGTTAGATCATGGGTTAGTTTGA